Proteins found in one Polyangiaceae bacterium genomic segment:
- a CDS encoding FAD-dependent monooxygenase — protein sequence MEKTEVVIVGGGPAGISTALFLAHAAPELTDRIVVLEKARYPREKPCAGGVGARADKLLSSIGVAVDVPSVWLDGVAFRAMGETLVVREGGIGRVVRRIEFDHELAKIAMGRRIRVLDGAKVGAIRKTADGYEVESSAGSFSCKVLVGADGVGSVVRKSLGFSATRYHAQALEVDTEHVEGDQPRDVILFDASNRKLPGYYWDFPTLVGGREMMCRGVYLLKTGKDDAPVEIQDLLAAELAARGLDLAKCKKKRFAERGFERHAPLSRERLLLIGEAAGIDPVTGEGIAQAIQYGAVGGRYLARKWPHKDFGFGDWSDEVRRTMIGRDLYTRTLGVPLFYGEPRPAVERFLLSSPDFIRIGLQHFAGKRWSRAAIARASVKALGHTARFALGRTSAEAEPARD from the coding sequence GTGGAGAAGACCGAAGTCGTCATCGTCGGCGGAGGGCCCGCCGGCATCAGCACGGCGCTGTTCCTCGCCCACGCCGCCCCGGAGCTGACGGACCGCATCGTCGTTCTCGAGAAGGCGCGCTACCCGCGAGAGAAACCCTGCGCCGGCGGCGTCGGCGCGCGGGCCGACAAATTGCTGTCGTCCATCGGTGTGGCGGTGGACGTGCCGTCGGTGTGGCTGGACGGCGTTGCCTTCCGCGCCATGGGGGAGACCCTCGTAGTGCGCGAAGGCGGCATCGGTCGGGTGGTGCGCCGCATCGAGTTCGACCACGAGCTGGCCAAGATCGCCATGGGGCGGCGCATCCGCGTGCTGGACGGCGCCAAGGTGGGAGCCATCCGAAAGACCGCCGACGGTTACGAGGTGGAGTCGTCGGCGGGCAGCTTCTCCTGCAAAGTGCTGGTAGGTGCCGACGGCGTGGGCAGCGTCGTGCGCAAGAGCCTCGGGTTTTCCGCGACCCGCTATCACGCCCAGGCGCTGGAGGTGGACACCGAGCACGTGGAGGGCGACCAGCCCCGGGACGTGATCCTGTTCGACGCCTCGAATCGCAAGCTGCCCGGCTACTACTGGGACTTTCCCACGCTGGTGGGTGGCCGCGAGATGATGTGCCGCGGCGTGTACCTGCTGAAGACGGGCAAGGACGACGCGCCGGTGGAGATCCAAGACTTGCTCGCCGCAGAGCTCGCGGCGCGGGGCCTCGACCTCGCCAAGTGCAAGAAGAAGCGCTTTGCGGAGCGGGGCTTCGAGCGTCACGCGCCGCTGTCTCGGGAGCGACTCTTGCTCATTGGCGAAGCGGCCGGCATCGATCCGGTCACCGGCGAGGGCATTGCCCAGGCCATTCAGTACGGCGCAGTGGGGGGCCGCTACCTGGCGCGGAAGTGGCCGCACAAGGACTTCGGCTTCGGAGACTGGAGCGACGAAGTGCGCCGCACGATGATCGGACGCGATCTCTACACCCGCACCTTGGGCGTTCCACTGTTCTACGGCGAGCCGCGCCCGGCGGTGGAGCGCTTCCTGCTGTCGTCACCGGATTTCATCCGCATCGGGCTCCAGCATTTCGCCGGCAAGCGCTGGAGTCGCGCCGCGATCGCGCGGGCGTCCGTGAAGGCCCTGGGCCACACCGCGCGCTTCGCCCTGGGCCGGACCTCGGCGGAGGCCGAGCCGGCGCGGGATTGA